The Lactuca sativa cultivar Salinas chromosome 2, Lsat_Salinas_v11, whole genome shotgun sequence genome includes the window AACCTTACCTAAAGCGGAAGTCGACGTCACTACAACCATCTCCGGTGAAGCTTGCGTTGGTGCAGCTGAAGGAGGCGGTGGCGTTGCAGATTGGTGAGAGGTAGATGGATTGTTGAAGATCGAAGACGGAGGAGAAATGGGGCGCTGTCTCGATGAGTAGATATAAAAAAAGACTCCATCATCAGCCTTTATCTTCATAGCAacattcaagcaaaatcgagacCATACCTTCCAAATTGAAATCGACTTGCAAGTCTAGAATCTCCAATGAATATCGATGAACTAAAATCGAGTTGTAGGAGACCGATTGGAGATCGAATTGCAGGAGGCTGATTGGAAATCTACTTGCAGGTCCGATTAGGGCTACGAAAACTGAAGGTACGATGGAGGTAGGCTAAGAGATGGAGGCAGTCAatgatagtttattttatttccttatttttattagtttattttaattttttagctcttttaattagtattgcattgtatattctttattttctttatcatggatcgtgtcgggtactttctattttgtatgaggtattttgtagggttttggaGCTTGTTGCGGTTATGGTTTAGCTTGGAAATGGGTTTTGTGGGCTTCTGAGGCATTATTGGGCTTTGCGGATCCATTAAAGGAAATTTGGACTTAAAAAGCTAAAGGCTTGGATGAAGTGAGCTtgtgaagatgggtcatggatctttatttttgggcttggagcatccataTTTGAAGCTAGAAGATGATTGGTTAGTTTGAATCATGTGGGATATGGAGGAGACCAAGTGAATCTTTGGTAGTGGGATCGATGGTTAGTGGAGGAAAAATGAGTCAATAGCATTCCAACAACATTTGCTCTAACCAACTTCTTGGGTTCATGATTCATGCTTCATGATTgatataaccaatttgggatgaatgataaaTTTCATAttaaatcctaatgataaacacacaaatgttcattgtatTGAATTGTCTTGGTTAGCAATTCTCTctaatatttgagcatctcatcatcttgcttaattgcaagttttctagttattcaagtcttttagtaAGCCTTACACTATTTCTAACttaatatttgagcatctcatcatATTTTCTTTCCGTTTCTCTTCACTTCCCTTGTCTTCTTTCCTTAAGTTGCACTCGGAAACAAGGCCTAAGAATCGTATTTTTGATTTTGTTAAGAAAAGCCTAATAGAgtactatgtttttttttcttgttttttttaagCCTTACACTATTTCTAACTTAATAGAGTACTatggtttttttttgtttatttgtaaGCCTTACACTATTTCTAACTTAATAGGGTACTATTCTACATGGGGTGTCCTCTTTTCTAGTTTTTAATAGTGTTTAGTTTAAACAATTTTAATTCATTCTAATTTCCCTCGATAAGTTGATCGCTATGCATACAAACAATAATTAAAGACAAGAGAACACGAACACAAAAAGAGTATAAAGGGTATTAAACAAAATTTCATACAAAACATGCGATAAACATAATATATGATTCGAAGCTTTAACTAACATATGTGGGTCATCCCCACATATAAGCTTTGATCAAGGATAGAATGGAATGGTGGAGCAAAGTGCTCTATTAATTATGCAACTTGCAGAGAATTGAAAAGGCTATTTCATGAAGTGAGAACCTTTGTCATACTCCAAAACAAGTTCTTTTTTCCAAACAACGGATAGCTGATGAGATGGAAAGTTTGTCGTCTGCTCATTAATTCGATATTTAAACCATCGTATATCTTTAATTAAACTAACCAGAAAGTCAAGCTTCTATACTATCATACACAATTAATACATTGTACAGATCATAAAGAGTACTATAGTATTGATCTCAACTACAAGCACAATTAAACCCGGGTTAGCTAACCTTGAACCTGGTACCTCGTAGGTTGGAAAAAGAGACCAGAATTGTATACTCGGATATTGATTCCGTTGTTTTGTGTATTAACCATTAATGGGGATGATTTGTCCATGTCGCCTGAGAAACTGGTGGTTCGTGGCAGGTGGACGGTGGTGATATCATGAATGCTAGGTCTCCTCTTCTCTTTCCCGTCAGCATGTTGTCTTGCAAAGTACTTTTGTGCATGACTCGCTACTTGTGTTGGTGTTTTAGTCACCACAAAATTACGAGAAATATTTCGCCAATCACCTTTGCCATGAACTTGAAGTCCCATCAAGAATCTCCTGTAACAAATCACGTACGAGTTATTAATTACGACATTATTGCACCAGAATTTAAACTATTATATGGTCGTATATATACGTAAGAAACTAGAAGGTATGAGTTCGTAGATCGAGTTCACCTGTGTTCATCTTCTGTCCATGGAATGCCTTTTCTCCTTTCGTGATCTAATGATCTAGACCTGAAAAGTCGACTCCCGAAAGAATTGAATCTGCGATCTTGGAGTAATTCCGATTTGAAGGTGAAGTAGCCGGGATCGGGAACTAAACCGGCTTCGATATTATTGATATCGGCTTTCAATTCCTCGTACTGTTGTCTCACTTCGAACTCTGATTTGCCGGGGACTAAAGCAGCAACATTGGACCATCGGTCTGGCGTTTCTGTATCGAATATAGCCAAAGCACTTTCGAACCATTTGTTCTGTTCTCTTGTCCATTTTGAGCTCTTGCTCTCTTGCATCATCAATCGATTTGATGTTTCCATAGCTATTAGCTGTGGATGGACAAAAAACCATACAAATGCGTAGGAGAAAAGTTTAGAATCAAATTCTGATCAGAATACTTTTTCTATATTCAGTAGAACATATTTAGGAATCTTGAAAGTTAAGTGACCCATCAATTCAAGAATCAACAAGAACTTGAAAAAGATGTAACAAAATAACAATGATTAAAAACGCtgtcaaatcatatgattcaaacaccgaaaaattcaaaaataatcaAATACCCAGTTATAGTAATACCGGGTAGAGAGCTTTACCTCTTGTAGGGGAATCAAGACtggttttttttttatgaatcctTATTGCGGATGAACGCAGAGTGATGGAATAAGGTGGATAGCTAGTTGTCAAAGGTAGTCTGATTCTCTGCTACTTATATACAAAGTTTTGTGGTGGTTTGTGTGATTTTTTGAAGTATTTTACTGTGGCTGCTCTACTCTTGAGGgatttactttaaaaaaaatcaagcaTCTTTTATGATTGCATTCAAAAGTTAGCAAGATTTGGCATGACAATGATCCCTTTgccttttcatttcttgtataaTTATTGCTCCTACAAAAGCCTTTACAGGAGAAAGAAAATTCTAAAACTTCTTTTGTGAACTAGTGGcaaataattttcattttttgtaaTGCTAGTACCCTTTTTTCCATGCACTCATGATTCAAATAtgtgtattttttatatatttatttatattcattatAGATAACACGTGATACTTTGATACTAAATTTGTTACTTAAAATTTTGTTGTTAAACAaccaatgtttttttttataataaattgaTGCTTGGAAACAAAGGTTAGTATCTAGTATATACTCAAGACACCTTTTTTAATCAAGTTATTAAAAGATGTTAGATTTTTCCCTGATTAAATGACGTTACTCTCGGGAAAAAAtattaaatgaataaagttttatttttttttattgttggtgattttagtaaAAAGCCAAATAAAGTTATAATAGTGACCGGCATCTTGCAGGCAAACGGTAAGGTGTAAATGAGTTGACATATTTCTTTTGAGTTGGCATATATATGTGGTGTGTTGGCATATCTACGTGGCATTAGTCTAAAAGCTACATATTATAAGTAGATATAGGGCATAATGGGGGATACAGCTCCTTACTCAGTCGACTTCTTCAATCGACTTCTTCAACATGGCTTCTTCGTCTCGATCTGCCAACTCATGCTCAAGGTCAAAAATTTCCAAGTCAAAGAGCACAATTGATAAGGCAAATCCTTGTGATTGTGGGTTTCCTTCTCGTATCTGGATATCAACAACAGAGACAAATCCTGgtaaaaaatttagggtttgtccTAACTCTTTGGTAAGTGTATCTAAAATCTTGTTCTTCTTTGAGTCGCTTCTTGTTTTTCATGCTAcaatattgtttgtttatgttataATTGAAGATGAAGGATCCAAAGGATAAATGTGATTTCTGGGAATGGGTTGATGAAAATGAAGAAATTATAATCAAGAACAAGAATAAGAAAGATGAAGAACATGATTTCAATAGTGAAGTGAAGATTGCAATATTGGAACATGATTTCAGTGAATACAAGGTGAAGACTGATAAGGAATGTAAGAGTTTTAGAAAGGAATTGGATaaaatgaaatgtttcttgttgaTGTTTGTTGTTTTGTTTGTAGTGAAGTACATGATGTAGTGTTAATGTGATTATATAAGGGAAATGTACTTTGAAATTATTAGGATATGCATCTTCAAAGTAGTTTCATTGAACTCATGTAATGTGGTTATGGAGTGAGAATGAAAAAAGGTGTTTATGAAGAGTGATACACATAATAACATTGCACTTTTAtcaaatgataataataatagggCAAAATAGTCCATAAAACTATTTGACATTATGCATGTAATTTGTGTTTTAAATGGTCTTTCAACACAAGGGGCAAAATTGTCCATAAAATTGTTTCAAACAGTTTTGAGTGATAACAGCAGTGCAATAGACATAAAACTGTTTGACATTATGTATGTAGTTTGTGTTTTAAATGGTCTTTCACCATAAGGGGCAAAATTGTCCATAAAATTGTTTCATATAGTTTTGAGTGATAATAGCAGTGCAATACACATAAACTGTTTGACATTATATATGTAATTTGTGTTTTAAATGGTCTTTCAACACAAGGGGCAAAATTGTCCATAAAGATGTTTCAAACAGTTTTGAGTGATAACAACAATGCAATACACATAATTGTCCATAAaattgttttaaactattttaaaaggTTTTCATGGGCAAAATGGTCGACACAACAAGCCCCACAAAACTGTTTTTACCAACTTTAACACAGTTTTAACAAACAGGGGCAAAATGGTAAACTGTTATAATATGCATAAAAAGTAATAAACTACAGATTAAGCAGAATTAAACCACATAATCAAGCATGTGCACATGGCACTAAATGTTGGTAAATGTGCACAACACCAAAAGACAAGCCTAAGCATCAACAGACAAGCTTAAGCACCAAAAGATGTGCACTAAGCACCAAAAGATGTGCCATTTCATAGTATTTGACATAATCCTAATACAAAACACATATCCTAGTTTAAGGTGACTGGATTTTCATGACTTTCCCCACTTCCATCTTTTGTTACCACCTTCTTCCTTAACTTCAGTTTCGTGATCCTCTCAGAAGGTAATCGCCTTTTGTTGGCAACAAAATGCTGGAAAAAAAACAGGTTGATGCTGATGGTGGTCAACTTCATCAAAAACAGGTTCATGGTGGTCAACTTCATCTTGAACAACTTCAATGTGGTGAGCTTCATCTTGAACAATAGCCTCTTGATGGTCTTCAACATGATTTTCTTGGTGGTCTTCAACATGATATTCTTGATGGTAAATTTCATCTTCTTGAtggtcaatttcatcctcctggTGGTCTTCAGTATCACCTTCTTCAACAGCCCCTTCTTCACCAACCCCATCTTCACCAACCCCTTCTTTAACATCCCCTTCTTCACCAACCCCTTCTTCAACATCACCTTCTTCACCAACTGGTTCTTCACCATTAGTTTCTTTATTTGTTgcattgttaaaaaaaatattattattatacaaatgtagatgaattaataattaaaataaaaatgaacCTTCTGTGAGCAATGGACATCGTCTTTTGTTGTGTCCTTCTTGATGACAGTTACTACATCTTGAGGTGGACATCCCTGTCTTGTTAATTGTATGCCTTCCTTCACTCTATGTAGGACATTTCCTTTTGTTTACTTTGGGCCTTCCTAGCATTCTCCTATGCCTAGGTGGTAATATGGGATCACCTAGAACATCAGGCCACATGTTAGCTCCATTAATTGGTTTGACTGGATACCTATAGCAACTTCCAAACATGCTTGTTTTGAACCACATGGCTACATAGTCCTCTACATTTCCATTCAGGCATAATATTGCAGCAATGACATGCACACAAGGGATACCACTGAGTTGCTAGGCTCTGCAACCACAAGTTTTGCTTTCAAGGTGAATTGCATAAACTTCATGGGCTAATTTCACTTCATATTCATGTTCACCACTTGGAACAACATCCCAATACCTGTTATGAAATCATATTAAGAATGTAAGTTATTTCATATTAAATCACTTACAATTAAAGAATATACCTTTATTGTTCTATCATCTTCTCAATCCTCTTTCTAATAGAGGGGCAGATTTCCATGTCACACGTATGCCCCTTAAGCTTTTGATTGTACATCCTCTCCATCACGTACAACCTGATTTCTTCCAGCATTATTATACCATTTTCCACGGCATCACAACAACTCTCAGGTTCAAAGAATGCCCTACACCATGTGTTTGGGTCTCTTTCTACCAGGTGCTCATAAGCTTCTGTGGACATTGTACGAATTTCCATCATGTATGAGTGGAAAGTGGAGTCGGTTGTAGCCTTTGCAGCCCTCCAAAATAACCTTCTAAACTCAACACCCGTGAACCCCTTCTTCTTAAAGTTGGCAAAGATGTGTCGGGCACAATTCCTATGCTCACATGATGATGCCCTTTCCTTAACAACCTCCATCAAACCCTACAATGTGATAACAAATTTCAGTTGTAAAGTACAAAATAACACATAATGTAGTAAGTAAAAAAGAATACTAAAACACACCTTGTATTGGTCCGAAATAATTGTAAGACCTCTACCATCTCCCATCTCAATGTCCTCAAGTAGAAGATCAATGAACCACATCCAAGTTTCCTTGATTTCAACTGGCACAACAACCCATGCTAGAGGGTACATTTGGTTGTTTGCGTCCCTACCAACGGCTGTTAATAACTCACCTCTGCAAATACCCTTCAAAAAACGGTCATCAACACCGATAACCCTTTTACATCCTTCAATCCAGCCATCCTTGACAGACTTCAAGCAAATATACATCCTTTTGAAGTAGTGTGTAGCATCAGGCATATGATTTGTCTCGATCAAGACTATTGACCCAAGATTAACCCTCAATAACTTAGCACCATAATTccatagtttctcataatagctTACCAAATTGCCTGAAATCTCATCTAGTGCAAAGTATTTGGCATTTCTACACTACCCAAGACTTACCTTGAGACCATAGTCTTTCCTAACCACTTCCGCCATTTTCCTATAGCTAAACCGAGGCCTTTCCAAAATGACAGGTATTAACATTTTTCCAATCCACTTATACGTAACAAGACACCCCAATTTTTGTTGTTTAGCACTATTATGTTTATCAATTAGTGACTTGATCTGGAATGAATTTTCCTTTTTCATAGGACTAGCCCATAGTCTAAAAGGGGAAGATGGCTTCCTTTTTTCATTTTTACTGCACCTTACGAACAATGTTGTTGCCTCATATTTTCATACCACAAAGCATAACCCTTTGACACAGCATAATTTGTTAACATGTGTTTCAGTTCATCTCCATCAGAGAATCTCATACCTAACTCAGGCATCATAGTATCCCATTTTTGGTTAGGATCGTGAATATGATGTTTTATTACCTTATCACCAACTTCATCCTCTATGCCTTTTCCTGGAATAAGATTCTTCTGAGACAAAAAAGGATCAACAACTTCAGGCCACTGAATATCCTCATCATCAGCTTCATGGTCCACCGATAGATCATCCGACAATACCGAGTCCACATCGTCTTCATATGTTTCAGTACCACTGTCCCCTTCTTCAGCTTTCTCTTCTTCAATCCAATCTAGTAAGGGTTCATGATAGTCATCAATGTAGACACTGATTTGATTATCATCATCTCAAACCCAACATCAAGGAACCTAACATAATCATCTTCATCCCTAAGCTCCCTTAACCTATCTACGAGGGACCGATTTTTAAGACAATAATACATATCCCGACATCTATTGTTGATCAATTTTTGGAGATAAGTCTTGAACTCCTTGAAATCCATGTTACGTACATCTAGCCCCATAACAGGTAATTTATCAGGATGGAAGTAAACAAAGGGATTAGGAGAAAAAACACCTTTGTGGTAGACATCAATGTTGAGTGAGTCACGAGACATGCTTGCTGCACAATCGATGAACTCTCCTTCACCTTCTGTAAAAATCAATTTCACTGTCACCTCTGTAGATTTCACCGTCGTGTAAGAACCCTAGATATTGATTTCACCATTCACTGAGAACCCTAGATGGTGAAATGAAATCCCTTGTGGCATTTATGTTTCCACCTAATTTGTTTTAATAATCCATGTCGGATTTACCCTTTGATCACCGGTAAACAAACAATGTAACCCACAGATGCCGGTCAATTTTTAAAAACCTTAATTTTACTGTTAACTTTATTTggctttttaataaaaaaaacatttctttgttggTGTTTCTTGAATAACAAAAAGATAATTGGGGTAATATGGACGCTTTTGAAACTTAATTGgtcttttaagtcattttcccttttataAATTATTATGCAGTTTGATTCTTGATTTTATCTGCAAGTTAGGATGTGTGAAGTGATACTTATATAAAATGAGTTTGATCTCAGTTTAACCAAATGGCGGGGATCAGGGAGGTTGCGCCCCTTGCGGGGTCAGTGGTGAGTTTAGAACGTAAAAACAAATGGTTTCATATTTAAAtgaaactgatagaaaataaaaaatattaaaaaaatactaCTTGTGGTTCCGAATGGTCGTATAAAAAATGATTTAAATTTAGTACAATTGTATGCGACGATGTCTTATATCTTGATATATTTTCACAACTGTAtcgttattaatattttctaagattttttttttcaatatccgACACCAAATAGGCACAATTTACGATTAAGAATGATCGATGTGTCGATCGTGTGCTATGAAACATGATATTATATTATACCTTCAAAAAATTTGGGCTATTAAAATATAGAATAGGGGCCttaaaatatgatttatattCTTTCTTTTTAGCAAAACAATTAGGGTAGTTTACTTAAAATGATTAAGATAGGTCACaagattttaattatatataacctattataataaaaaaaaaataaggtaGGTCAAATAACCTACCTTATTAATATGTAGCATCGCCACTGTGCGGGGTCCTAGGGGAAGCGCCCTTAGCATGGTAATTGGAAGAATCTGAATTCTATATAAATCCCTAGTTCGTGATTTTTAATGAATACTTTGATAAAAAACTGTTTATTGAAGGATTATCCTCATAACTTGGATTTCGTAATACCCATACATAGGATCGAAATATAATTTCGAAAGTGACCATAATCTAGATTTCTCAATTTCAAAAATGACTATGTACTTCCCAAACCCTAACATTGAATTTCCTTTTTAAGTCGTTACATGTGAATTAAGTaaagataaatatataaataaataaatgaatgaataaaaataatttagTGTCTCTTAGTAGAAAAAGAATCGAATTGGAATCAAAGGCGGGCCTGAATTGAAACATTaacaataaatatataaatatataagagaaatttcatatatgcccctcttaaacttcaaaatatcatatttgctcCGTTTAATTTCTCAATATCATATTTACTCTTCATGaaccttcaaaatatcatattttgccaaaatctttttttataatgtgtttaatattttataatcatttttatcaattataataattaagaaatttAACCATATTATATTTAAGTCTATGATAATGGGATGTGAACTTCTAAATTGTTTAAATGTCGGCCTCTTGAGAGACAAAAAGATTCATCTTCAACCATTTCTATGGAATGTATATTTTGATTGTTTAGTTTTTGTTATTGTTGATTGTTATCATGTTGTAGATGGAAGATATTTTAGATATTATcattgatattttgatgtttaaaaaatacatttacgatattttgatatttaaaaaaggcatatatgatattttaatgtttaaaaagaacatataatattttgaaattttatgaaggataaatatgatatttagaaattaagtttgataaatattatattttgatgtttCAGAAAGACATATATAAAATTCTCccaatatataaaagcataagggTATTTAGTATACGGCCAACAAAATGATGAAGCACACTTCTTTAGAAGATCGAAAGGGCAATGCAAGACAAAGATAGGAAACGAAGCGTTAATTATTAGTACACCGATTTAATGTATATGCGTATAAAAAGAATCAAACTGAAACAGAAAGGTGGACCATGGTGTCATATTCAATTTATAACATTTCTATAAATGTATGAAACATGAGGTATTTAGTGTAGCGACACCTAAATGACGAAATCCACTTCTTTGGAAAGTTTAAAAGAACATTGTGAGACAAAGATTGGACTTTAAAGTTGTATGTAAATTGTAAGTGGGTATGAAAAATCAAGCAATTGAGCCCATGAGCAATTATTTGAGGGAAATTAGTGAAAGGcaaaaggaaaaaaaagaaaAGGAGTCAAGTGGAAAGAGGAGGAACTACTACTACTACAACTAGTACCAAAGGTGCATTTACACTTCTTTTGGTCATCATTAATTTCCTTCATACTACTTCAAAAAGGGTTGGTGACAAATCAGTACATAAATCATCAAAAATACGTATGATTCATACGTCATTTATTCCCACTATCACCAACGTCTGGGCAGGCTCCAAGGAGAATTTATTAAAGATGTGGGAAAACGATTTATTAGGTGAatcacagatatatatatattgtaaagaAATGATACTCGATAAAAATTTATTTACATTATAATATGATTCTATGGTGAGAATTGATTAGAAGTATTAATTGTATTCTTATAAATTATTGTAGAGTAACTAAACATGAAGCGCCTGTAGCTCAGTGGATAGAGCGTCTGTTTCCTAAGCAGAAAGTCGTAGGTTCGACCCCTACCTGGCGCGATTTATTTTTTCCAAATTTATTCCCAACTGTTTTTCCATTTGACTCATTAATAGTTTTAACAATATTTAGCTTTAGATAAATTATTTTACACACTGTTATGTCGTGAGTAAATCATAACTAATAAGCTCAAAATTTGAAAATGTTCTCTGAATATAGTTTTTGACATTtgaatataaatttatatatgatTGGAAAAATTCATTGGTAGATCTTAACAATAATACATGTTTACAAAACAAAGATGGAGTTTTAAGCTGAAGCTCCGACAGGCACACCCGACTTGAGCCTAGATGACCCGTATAGTGTCTCTTCAAACCTTATGATCTCATTTAGCGACCCGTAAGCTACTTGAGTCCGATCATCAAGATTCACAATCACCTTATCTAACACAGACTGTGTCCCATCACTGCTATAACCTCCTGCATTCTCGATCAATAGTCCCAAAGGAGCCACCTCAAAGAGAAGCCTTAGCTTCGCTTTTGTTGTTGGTGATATCACATTCGTAAATACACCCTTTTCTTTCACAATTATCTGCAAACAAATCAACATTAGAATGAATGGCACAAAAAGTAAATGCCCTCCCTCTTTATCGTTTATCCTTATCATCAAGAAATGAAGAAATATATCTACCCACCTGGTTAACATCGGGCACCATTCCACCGGTGTATCTTAAAGTGTACTTCTCTTTTACGTAGTAGTTGATCAGCTGCATTCAATGATCgaatctttttagaaaaaaatgcTAAAAATTGATAATTTCATGATATTTTGATCGAATCTTTGAAGGTTTAATTAATAGACCTTGTCGTAATCGGGATTGTCAAAAGTGGCTCTCAGATTTCCAGGGGAAAACATCTTCCCTTCTGAAATTTCTGTGGTTTCTTTCACATGCTGCCATTTACCTGAGCATCCAAATtggttattttaaaatttaaatgatTGATTATACAGTAGTAGAATTATCATTTTTCTTACCTTCGTCAAGAAGAAGAAACTCATGGGTTCCAGGGAAACCCTTGATGGCAATAACATAAGTGGTTCGAGGTCCATAAATCCCCATGGCTGCAGCCACTTGGTCTCCTCCGGTGACCCCGGTTAGTTTATCTCCCGGCCACACGCCAAAAATGGTGCCGACGGTGAAGTTGGTGTCCACAATGCTGGACCCGTCAAGGGGATCAAACGCGACACTGAACCCGCCTGTTTTTCATTTcatatttgtttcaattgtgaTCAAAATACAAATTAAATTTAGCATCGTTTGTGATATTTGATTAAAAATGACGAATGAATATCTGCAAGATTTTGACCTTCGACTGGACCACCCATGTCTTGAAGCTCAGGAACTTCTTCGGAGCAAGCATATTTGCAGAAATGCGAGTGAGTCAATGCCTACAACCCAAATTCAAAACGTTTAAAATTTCTCAGTAAATTGAATAAAATTTTGCCCCTGAAGTTATAATCAATTATATGAAAATATACATCAAACAAGAGCTTGTCGGCAAGCATATCGACGGCAAGCTGTTCATCACCAAAGGAGTTAACACAGGCTGTGCCACCACAAGAAGCGGTCCGGACTTTAAACGCAATGGTCCTAATAGCTTCGCCCATACACGTCAGCAATCTGATCAAACCCTTGTCTGGTGTTGCTTTTGATAGGAAATCTTCCTACAAAAAGTTTACAATTCCAATATCAGATTGACCTCACACAAGAATTCCCATTACAGGCTTTTTAGTATGAACGATAGATAAACTCACCAGACTTTCACCGATTTCACATTTGGTTACGACTGATGAATTTTGTGACTTTGAAACCTTGAGTGACGATCTTGGCATCACCCGCAAAGCCTCTCCGAATAACGAGCTTGATTTTAAACTCTGCAAAAAGGGATAACTGTAATTATATCTGTGTAAAAGACCTTATCTGTGAAGCATTTTACATACGAAGCGAAACTACTAAACTCATAATTTGGAGGCAATTCAAACTTCAAAGTAAAAGAAACAGAAAAAAGAATGGAATTGAAGCGTACTCTGGTGGTGAAAGAGGGGGAAATAGTGCGTGGAGAAGCAAATGAGCTGGTTGTATGTTGAGAAGCAACACTTGGCAA containing:
- the LOC122196798 gene encoding uncharacterized protein LOC122196798, with product MASSSRSANSCSRSKISKSKSTIDKANPCDCGFPSRIWISTTETNPGKKFRVCPNSLMKDPKDKCDFWEWVDENEEIIIKNKNKKDEEHDFNSEVKIAILEHDFSEYKVKTDKECKSFRKELDKMKCFLLMFVVLFVVKYMM
- the LOC111901300 gene encoding sedoheptulose-1,7-bisphosphatase, chloroplastic; this translates as METGVACFARATILPSVASQHTTSSFASPRTISPSFTTRSLKSSSLFGEALRVMPRSSLKVSKSQNSSVVTKCEIGESLEDFLSKATPDKGLIRLLTCMGEAIRTIAFKVRTASCGGTACVNSFGDEQLAVDMLADKLLFDALTHSHFCKYACSEEVPELQDMGGPVEGGFSVAFDPLDGSSIVDTNFTVGTIFGVWPGDKLTGVTGGDQVAAAMGIYGPRTTYVIAIKGFPGTHEFLLLDEGKWQHVKETTEISEGKMFSPGNLRATFDNPDYDKLINYYVKEKYTLRYTGGMVPDVNQIIVKEKGVFTNVISPTTKAKLRLLFEVAPLGLLIENAGGYSSDGTQSVLDKVIVNLDDRTQVAYGSLNEIIRFEETLYGSSRLKSGVPVGASA
- the LOC111901301 gene encoding transcription factor DIVARICATA translates to METSNRLMMQESKSSKWTREQNKWFESALAIFDTETPDRWSNVAALVPGKSEFEVRQQYEELKADINNIEAGLVPDPGYFTFKSELLQDRRFNSFGSRLFRSRSLDHERRKGIPWTEDEHRRFLMGLQVHGKGDWRNISRNFVVTKTPTQVASHAQKYFARQHADGKEKRRPSIHDITTVHLPRTTSFSGDMDKSSPLMVNTQNNGINIRVYNSGLFFQPTRYQVQG